One stretch of Streptomyces agglomeratus DNA includes these proteins:
- a CDS encoding ABC transporter ATP-binding protein — translation MTIIDKTAHVPAPRDPADDGGPLLEVRDLHVEFHTRDGVAKAVNGVNYTVSAGETLAVLGESGSGKSVTAQTIMGILDMPPGRISSGEILFRGRDMLKMSGEERRQIRGRKIAMIFQDALSSLNPVLSVGYQLGEMYRVHQGLSRKDARAKAIELMDRVRIPAAKERVNDYPHQFSGGMRQRIMIAMALALEPDLIIADEPTTALDVTVQAQVMDLLAELQREYNMGLILITHDLGVVADVADKIAVMYAGRIVETAPVHELYKRPAHPYTRGLLDSIPRLDQKGQELYAIKGLPPNLTRIPSGCAFSPRCPKAQDICRTDIPALLPVTERDGGELPGRGSACHFWKEQIHG, via the coding sequence GTGACTATCATCGACAAAACCGCGCACGTTCCCGCTCCGCGCGATCCGGCGGACGACGGCGGCCCGCTGCTCGAAGTCCGCGACCTGCACGTGGAGTTCCACACCCGCGACGGTGTCGCCAAGGCGGTCAACGGTGTGAACTACACCGTCAGTGCCGGCGAAACCCTTGCCGTCCTCGGGGAGTCCGGTTCGGGCAAGTCCGTCACCGCACAGACGATCATGGGCATCCTGGACATGCCGCCCGGTCGCATCTCCTCCGGAGAGATCCTCTTCCGGGGCCGGGACATGCTCAAGATGTCCGGCGAGGAGCGGCGGCAGATCCGTGGCCGGAAGATCGCGATGATCTTCCAGGACGCGCTGTCCTCCCTGAACCCCGTGCTCAGCGTCGGTTATCAGCTCGGCGAGATGTACCGCGTGCACCAAGGGCTGTCCCGCAAGGACGCCAGGGCCAAGGCCATCGAGCTGATGGACCGCGTGCGCATTCCGGCGGCGAAGGAGCGGGTCAACGACTACCCGCACCAGTTCTCCGGCGGTATGCGCCAGCGCATCATGATCGCGATGGCACTGGCTCTGGAGCCGGATCTGATCATCGCGGACGAGCCCACCACGGCTCTCGACGTGACGGTCCAGGCCCAGGTGATGGACCTGCTCGCGGAGCTTCAGCGCGAGTACAACATGGGCCTGATCCTGATCACCCACGACCTCGGCGTCGTCGCCGACGTCGCGGACAAGATCGCCGTGATGTACGCGGGCCGGATCGTCGAGACCGCGCCGGTCCACGAGCTGTACAAGCGCCCCGCGCACCCGTACACGCGTGGACTGCTGGACTCGATCCCGCGCCTGGACCAGAAGGGCCAGGAGCTGTACGCCATCAAGGGCCTGCCGCCCAACCTGACGCGCATTCCGTCCGGTTGCGCCTTCAGCCCGCGTTGCCCGAAGGCGCAGGACATCTGCCGCACGGACATTCCGGCGCTGCTGCCAGTGACGGAGCGGGACGGTGGCGAGCTGCCCGGTCGCGGCAGTGCGTGCCACTTCTGGAAGGAGCAGATCCATGGCTGA
- a CDS encoding ABC transporter permease, which produces MGRYVARRLLQMIPVFIGSTLLVFLMMYALPGDPVKALAGEQHVDPAQIASLKAKYGLDQPIWQQYLNYLFNLFQGDFGQQIASQRPVADVIAEAYPVTVRLALFAFVFTVIAGISLGVIAGLKAESVRDRGLLLLTLLLISMPSFVLGYLVQYFFAFKLQLVEPNVSIEASWDELIMPAAVLASLSLAYVARLTRTSIAENLRADYMRTAVAKGLPRRRIVGVHLMRNSMIPVVTFLGTDIGTLMGGAIVTEGVFNVKGIGLTVFEALGRREGATVVGIVTLIVLVYLAASLLVDLLYAVLDPRIRYA; this is translated from the coding sequence ATGGGGCGCTATGTCGCACGACGACTGCTCCAGATGATCCCGGTATTCATCGGATCGACCCTTCTGGTCTTCCTGATGATGTACGCACTGCCTGGCGACCCCGTCAAGGCGCTCGCCGGTGAACAGCATGTAGACCCCGCCCAGATCGCGTCGCTGAAGGCCAAGTACGGGCTCGACCAGCCGATCTGGCAGCAGTACCTGAACTACCTGTTCAACTTGTTCCAGGGTGACTTCGGTCAGCAGATCGCCAGTCAGCGACCCGTTGCCGATGTCATCGCCGAGGCGTATCCGGTCACTGTCCGGCTCGCGCTCTTCGCTTTCGTCTTCACGGTCATCGCCGGTATCTCCCTCGGTGTGATCGCGGGCCTGAAGGCGGAGTCCGTGCGTGACCGGGGACTGCTCCTCCTCACGCTGCTGCTGATCTCCATGCCGTCCTTCGTGCTGGGTTACCTCGTGCAGTACTTCTTCGCCTTCAAGCTGCAACTGGTAGAGCCGAATGTGAGCATCGAAGCGAGCTGGGACGAGCTGATCATGCCGGCCGCGGTGCTGGCGTCCCTCTCCCTCGCATACGTGGCACGGCTGACTCGTACGTCCATCGCGGAGAACCTGCGCGCGGACTACATGAGGACGGCTGTCGCCAAGGGCCTGCCGCGTCGCAGGATCGTCGGTGTCCACCTGATGCGCAATTCGATGATCCCCGTCGTCACGTTCCTCGGCACCGACATCGGCACGCTCATGGGCGGCGCGATCGTCACCGAGGGCGTCTTCAACGTCAAGGGCATCGGTCTCACCGTCTTCGAAGCCCTGGGCCGTCGCGAGGGCGCAACGGTGGTCGGCATCGTCACGCTGATCGTCCTCGTCTACCTCGCCGCCAGCCTTCTCGTCGACCTGCTCTACGCGGTCCTGGACCCGAGGATCCGGTATGCCTGA
- the typA gene encoding translational GTPase TypA encodes MPTRHDIRNVAIVAHVDHGKTTLVDAMLKQAGAFAAHAAESLDDRMMDSNDLEREKGITILAKNTAVKYHPKDGGDVITINIIDTPGHADFGGEVERGLSMVDAVVLLVDASEGPLPQTRFVLRKALQARMPVILCINKTDRPDSRIDEVVNETYDLFLDLDADEDQIEFPIVYACARDGVASLTKPEDGTVPADSENLQPFFDTILSHVPAPEYDDAAPLQAHVTNLDADNFLGRIALCRVEQGELRKGQTVTWIKRDGTMSNVRITELLMTEALTRKPAEKAGPGDICAIAGIPDIMIGETLADPENPIALPLITVDEPAISMTIGTNTSPLVGKGGKGHKVTARQVKDRLDKELIGNVSLRVLDTERPDAWEVQGRGELALAILVEQMRREGFELTVGKPEVVVKMVDGKKYEPIERMTIDSPEEHLGAITQLMATRKGRMETMTNHGSGWIRMEWIVPSRGLIGFRTEFLTQTRGTGIAHSIFEGHEPWFGELRTRNNGSLVADRAGTVTPFAMINLQERGVIFLDAGTEVYEGMIIGENSRSDDMDVNITKEKKLTNMRAASADNTENVVPPRKLSLEQSLEFCRDDECIEVTPETVRIRKVVLDQKERGRTASRAKR; translated from the coding sequence ATGCCCACGCGCCACGACATCCGTAACGTAGCCATCGTCGCCCACGTCGACCACGGCAAGACCACGCTGGTCGACGCCATGCTCAAGCAGGCGGGCGCCTTCGCCGCGCACGCCGCCGAGAGCCTCGACGACCGCATGATGGACTCGAACGACCTGGAGCGTGAGAAGGGCATCACGATCCTGGCCAAGAACACGGCCGTCAAGTACCACCCCAAGGATGGCGGCGACGTCATCACCATCAACATCATCGACACCCCCGGCCACGCCGACTTCGGTGGTGAGGTCGAGCGCGGCCTGTCGATGGTCGACGCGGTCGTCCTGCTGGTCGACGCCTCCGAGGGCCCGCTGCCGCAGACGCGCTTCGTGCTCCGCAAGGCGCTCCAGGCCCGGATGCCCGTCATCCTCTGCATCAACAAGACGGACCGTCCCGACTCCCGGATCGACGAGGTCGTCAACGAGACCTACGACCTGTTCCTGGACCTGGACGCGGACGAGGACCAGATCGAGTTCCCGATCGTCTACGCCTGCGCCCGTGACGGCGTCGCCTCGCTGACCAAGCCGGAGGACGGCACCGTCCCGGCCGACAGCGAGAACCTCCAGCCGTTCTTCGACACGATCCTGTCGCACGTGCCGGCCCCCGAGTACGACGACGCCGCCCCGCTCCAGGCGCACGTCACCAACCTCGACGCCGACAACTTCCTCGGCCGTATCGCGCTGTGCCGTGTCGAGCAGGGCGAGCTGCGCAAGGGCCAGACCGTCACGTGGATCAAGCGTGACGGCACGATGTCCAACGTCCGCATCACCGAGCTGCTGATGACCGAGGCGCTCACCCGCAAGCCGGCCGAGAAGGCCGGTCCGGGCGACATCTGCGCCATCGCGGGTATCCCGGACATCATGATCGGTGAGACCCTCGCCGACCCCGAGAACCCGATCGCGCTGCCGCTCATCACGGTCGACGAGCCGGCTATCTCCATGACCATCGGTACCAACACCTCGCCGCTGGTCGGCAAGGGCGGCAAGGGCCACAAGGTCACCGCCCGCCAGGTGAAGGACCGCCTGGACAAGGAGCTCATCGGCAACGTCTCGCTCCGCGTCCTGGACACCGAGCGCCCCGACGCCTGGGAGGTCCAGGGCCGCGGTGAGCTCGCGCTGGCCATCCTGGTCGAGCAGATGCGCCGCGAGGGCTTCGAGCTGACCGTCGGCAAGCCCGAGGTCGTCGTCAAGATGGTCGACGGCAAGAAGTACGAGCCGATCGAGCGCATGACGATCGACTCGCCCGAGGAGCACCTCGGCGCCATCACGCAGCTCATGGCGACCCGCAAGGGCCGCATGGAGACCATGACGAACCACGGTTCGGGCTGGATCCGCATGGAGTGGATCGTCCCGTCGCGCGGCCTCATCGGCTTCCGTACGGAGTTCCTGACGCAGACCCGCGGTACGGGCATCGCGCACTCCATCTTCGAGGGCCACGAGCCGTGGTTCGGCGAGCTGCGCACCCGTAACAACGGCTCGCTGGTGGCCGACCGCGCCGGTACGGTGACCCCCTTCGCGATGATCAACCTCCAGGAGCGCGGTGTCATCTTCCTCGACGCCGGCACCGAGGTCTACGAGGGCATGATCATCGGTGAGAACTCGCGTTCCGACGACATGGACGTGAACATCACCAAGGAGAAGAAGCTCACCAACATGCGTGCGGCTTCCGCGGACAACACGGAGAACGTGGTGCCGCCGCGCAAGCTCTCGCTGGAGCAGTCGCTGGAGTTCTGCCGCGACGACGAGTGCATCGAGGTGACCCCGGAGACCGTGCGTATCCGCAAGGTCGTCCTGGACCAGAAGGAGCGCGGCCGTACGGCTTCGCGCGCCAAGCGCTGA
- a CDS encoding ABC transporter permease, whose product MPDKTALSAAEVPVPAAPPIATEAGPGPGKPRSLWSDAWHELRRNPLFLVSMVLIVILGAMAIFPSLFTSASPRDADLAKHYLQHPNWGNFFAPDWFGYDAQGRSIYARVIYGARASITVGIVVTVLVTFFGGLIGMLAGYFGGWLDSVLSRLTDVFFGIPFIVGAMVILTSFEERSVWVVILALAFLGWTQIARVARGSVITIKQADYVVAAKALGASTWRILIRHILPNAIAPVIVVATIALGGYIAAEATLSFLGIGLAPPTVSWGIDVSSAKDQLRNAPYVLMIPSVMVSLTVLSFLMFGDAVRNALDPKMR is encoded by the coding sequence ATGCCTGACAAGACCGCGCTCTCGGCCGCGGAGGTCCCCGTACCTGCCGCGCCGCCCATCGCCACGGAAGCCGGCCCCGGCCCCGGCAAGCCGCGCAGCCTCTGGTCCGACGCCTGGCACGAGCTGCGCCGCAACCCGCTCTTCCTGGTCTCCATGGTCCTGATCGTGATCCTGGGCGCCATGGCGATCTTCCCGTCGCTGTTCACCAGTGCCTCACCGCGCGACGCCGACCTGGCGAAGCACTACCTCCAGCACCCGAACTGGGGCAACTTCTTCGCCCCCGACTGGTTCGGTTACGACGCCCAGGGCCGCTCCATCTACGCCCGGGTGATCTACGGAGCGCGTGCGTCGATCACCGTCGGCATCGTCGTGACCGTCCTGGTCACCTTCTTCGGCGGCCTGATCGGCATGCTGGCCGGTTACTTCGGTGGCTGGCTGGACAGCGTGCTGTCCCGGCTGACCGACGTGTTCTTCGGTATTCCGTTCATCGTCGGCGCCATGGTGATCCTGACCAGCTTCGAAGAGCGCTCGGTGTGGGTCGTGATCCTCGCGCTCGCCTTCCTCGGCTGGACCCAGATAGCCAGGGTCGCCCGTGGCTCGGTCATCACGATCAAGCAGGCCGACTACGTGGTCGCCGCCAAGGCCCTTGGCGCCTCCACCTGGCGGATCCTGATCCGGCACATCCTGCCCAACGCGATCGCGCCCGTGATCGTGGTCGCGACCATCGCGCTCGGCGGTTACATCGCGGCCGAGGCCACGCTGTCGTTCCTCGGCATCGGGCTCGCCCCGCCCACCGTCTCGTGGGGCATTGACGTCTCGTCGGCCAAGGACCAGCTGCGCAACGCGCCGTACGTCCTGATGATCCCGTCGGTCATGGTCTCGCTCACGGTGCTGTCCTTCCTGATGTTCGGCGATGCGGTCCGCAACGCCCTCGATCCCAAGATGCGCTGA
- a CDS encoding peptide ABC transporter substrate-binding protein, whose translation MRGAKSAKWVAGAIVVALTATACGGSDTDSKKKPSGKPEGYVSIDVGEPQKPLIPADTNETNGSYVIQSVFTQLLDFDSKGEIVLTNAESVETEDSKTWTVKLKKGWKFHNGEAVTAQSYIDAWNWYANVDNAQQNAFWFSDIKGYADIHPEKGKAKGKEMSGLKAVDDTTFTIELTDKVPYFNYKLGYATFAPLPKVFYDDPKAFGQKPIGNGPYKFEKWTHKKLIQVQAWDGYQGPNKAANKGIQFKNYATVEAAYQDVLSGNLDMIRQVGPKDLPKYKSDLGSGAIEQEYAAIQTLVPAFYSKTFKDIDPKVLQGLSMAIDRDTITKTVLNNTRTPATSFTPPQVKGNQPLESDILKFDPVKAKKLVKEGGGVPENKISIQYNADGGHQEWVTAVCESIRNATGVDCVGDPKPDFPTDLEARDNDEVKGLYRGGWVADYPVNVNFLKELYHSKAESNNGRFADKQIDALMAKGDKADSLEESVAAYQEVEKKLVDKMPAIPLWYYRINGGHGKDVDNVKVDFHGDLELTAVTTK comes from the coding sequence ATGCGCGGTGCCAAGAGCGCCAAGTGGGTCGCGGGTGCGATCGTTGTCGCCCTGACTGCGACCGCCTGTGGCGGCAGTGACACGGACAGCAAGAAGAAGCCTTCCGGGAAGCCGGAGGGGTACGTCTCGATCGACGTCGGTGAGCCGCAGAAGCCGCTGATACCGGCGGACACCAACGAGACCAACGGCTCGTACGTCATCCAGTCGGTGTTCACCCAGCTCCTGGACTTCGACAGCAAGGGCGAGATCGTTCTCACGAACGCCGAGTCCGTCGAGACCGAGGACTCCAAGACCTGGACGGTCAAGCTCAAGAAGGGCTGGAAGTTCCACAACGGCGAGGCGGTGACCGCGCAGTCGTACATCGACGCGTGGAACTGGTACGCCAACGTGGACAACGCCCAGCAGAACGCCTTCTGGTTCTCCGACATCAAGGGCTACGCCGACATCCACCCCGAGAAGGGCAAGGCGAAGGGCAAGGAGATGTCCGGGCTGAAGGCCGTGGACGACACGACCTTCACCATCGAGCTGACGGACAAGGTTCCGTACTTCAACTACAAGCTCGGTTACGCCACGTTTGCGCCGCTCCCGAAGGTCTTCTACGACGACCCGAAGGCGTTCGGCCAGAAGCCGATCGGCAACGGCCCGTACAAGTTCGAGAAGTGGACCCACAAGAAGCTGATCCAGGTTCAGGCCTGGGACGGCTACCAGGGGCCGAACAAGGCCGCCAACAAGGGCATCCAGTTCAAGAACTACGCCACCGTCGAGGCCGCCTACCAGGACGTCCTCTCGGGCAACCTGGACATGATCCGCCAGGTCGGTCCCAAGGACCTTCCGAAGTACAAGAGCGACCTGGGCTCCGGCGCGATCGAGCAGGAGTACGCGGCGATCCAGACGCTCGTCCCGGCCTTCTACTCCAAGACGTTCAAGGACATCGACCCCAAGGTCCTCCAGGGTCTGTCCATGGCGATCGACCGTGACACGATCACCAAGACCGTCCTGAACAACACCCGTACGCCCGCGACGAGCTTCACGCCGCCGCAGGTCAAGGGTAACCAGCCGCTCGAGTCGGACATCCTGAAGTTCGACCCGGTCAAGGCGAAGAAGCTGGTCAAGGAGGGCGGCGGCGTCCCCGAGAACAAGATCTCGATCCAGTACAACGCCGATGGTGGCCACCAGGAGTGGGTGACCGCGGTCTGCGAGTCCATCCGCAACGCCACGGGCGTCGACTGCGTCGGCGACCCGAAGCCGGACTTCCCGACCGACCTCGAAGCGCGCGACAACGACGAGGTAAAGGGCCTGTACCGCGGCGGCTGGGTGGCCGACTACCCGGTCAACGTGAACTTCCTCAAGGAGCTCTACCACTCCAAGGCGGAGTCCAACAACGGTCGCTTTGCCGACAAGCAGATCGACGCGCTGATGGCGAAGGGCGACAAGGCCGACTCCCTGGAGGAGTCTGTCGCGGCGTACCAGGAGGTCGAGAAGAAGCTGGTCGACAAGATGCCGGCCATCCCGCTCTGGTACTACCGCATCAACGGCGGCCACGGTAAGGACGTCGACAACGTCAAGGTCGACTTCCACGGTGACCTCGAGCTGACTGCCGTCACCACCAAGTAA